From a single Leclercia sp. AS011 genomic region:
- the catC gene encoding muconolactone Delta-isomerase, which produces MLFKVEMTVNIPSSLPAAEVDAIKAKEKSYSQRLQREGKWPHIWRVVGQYANVSIFDVADNQELHDILTALPLYPWMEISVQPLCMHPSSIHNEH; this is translated from the coding sequence ATGCTTTTTAAAGTGGAAATGACGGTCAACATCCCGTCGTCGCTGCCTGCGGCAGAAGTTGACGCGATCAAAGCGAAAGAGAAATCCTACTCCCAGCGCTTACAGCGCGAAGGCAAATGGCCGCACATCTGGCGCGTGGTCGGGCAGTACGCCAACGTCAGCATTTTTGACGTGGCGGACAACCAGGAGCTGCACGACATCCTGACCGCGCTGCCGCTCTACCCGTGGATGGAGATCAGCGTGCAGCCCCTGTGCATGCATCCGTCCTCCATTCATAACGAACACTAA
- the catA gene encoding catechol 1,2-dioxygenase has protein sequence MSQNPVHQTELDTLLAISSGLNSTGGNDRLKNIMHQLLSDLCKTIKQFDVTDEEFWVAVNYLNELGGRQEAALLAAGLGLEHYLDMRADEKEAASGENQGTPRTIEGPLYVANAPLSEGFARMDDGKEQAETMWLQGQVTDLQGKPVAGAIVDIWHANTLGGYSFFDQSQSEYNLRRRVRTGDDGRYAVRSIVPCGYGCPPDGPTQKLLTAIGRHGNRPAHVHFFVSAPGYKHLTTQINLNGDEYLWDDFAFATRAELIADPVKITDAAVARARDLDGEHTEVNFSFTLVETAESNEEQRGKRARVME, from the coding sequence ATGTCTCAGAATCCTGTACACCAGACCGAACTGGACACCTTACTGGCGATCAGCAGCGGCTTAAACTCCACCGGCGGCAACGATCGGCTGAAAAACATCATGCACCAGTTGCTGAGCGACCTGTGCAAGACCATCAAGCAGTTCGACGTGACCGACGAAGAGTTCTGGGTGGCGGTGAACTACCTTAACGAGCTGGGCGGACGCCAGGAAGCGGCGCTGCTGGCAGCCGGTCTGGGCCTGGAGCACTATCTGGATATGCGTGCCGACGAGAAAGAGGCCGCATCCGGCGAGAACCAGGGTACCCCGCGCACCATCGAAGGCCCGCTGTATGTGGCGAATGCGCCCCTGAGCGAGGGTTTTGCCCGCATGGACGACGGCAAGGAGCAGGCGGAAACCATGTGGCTGCAGGGCCAGGTGACCGATCTGCAGGGTAAGCCTGTCGCCGGGGCGATCGTGGACATCTGGCACGCCAATACCCTCGGCGGCTACTCGTTCTTCGACCAGTCCCAGAGCGAATACAACCTGCGCCGCCGCGTGCGTACCGGTGATGACGGTCGCTATGCGGTGCGCAGCATCGTGCCGTGCGGCTACGGCTGTCCGCCGGATGGCCCAACCCAGAAACTGCTGACTGCCATTGGTCGCCACGGCAACCGCCCGGCACACGTGCATTTCTTCGTGTCGGCACCGGGGTATAAACACCTGACCACCCAGATCAACCTGAACGGCGATGAGTACCTGTGGGATGACTTTGCCTTTGCGACGCGTGCGGAACTGATTGCGGATCCGGTGAAGATTACCGATGCGGCGGTGGCGAGGGCGCGGGATCTTGACGGGGAGCATACGGAGGTGAACTTTAGTTTTACGCTGGTGGAAACTGCTGAAAGTAATGAAGAGCAGAGAGGGAAGCGGGCACGGGTTATGGAGTGA
- a CDS encoding TolC family protein, whose product MLHHPGLASQQALVRSKEASADSARAARLPTLGASAGTGQISGYNDSSTTTLSVSQPLWAFGRIDSAIDYADNDTLAQQATAWATRRELLEETAVAYANVQGVRERLAVAESNVSNHQALQEQIQRRAQGGLASSADVSLAKARLLQARSSFEQAKSDLITAESTLLSLTQEPIASELPVPVSVLQLPADRSVQEQILAQSATVRAREAGVTLAETDVERQRTSSMPTVSLQASRNDYSGIPNQRNNNTINVVVTGTMEGLGLVTRGLQNAALERVESARQDLAQQRHSEDIQTRQLLDQRDANQTLIAGYEQSVIELSDTLASFRRQYESGYKSWLDVLNAVRELTEQQQALVSVRSAWRVDSLRLAARTGRMDDTSGALPTGTQLANTSASHP is encoded by the coding sequence ATGCTCCATCACCCCGGTCTGGCCAGTCAGCAGGCTCTTGTGCGTTCCAAAGAGGCCAGCGCCGACAGCGCCCGTGCGGCACGTTTGCCCACGCTTGGGGCCAGCGCAGGGACGGGGCAAATCTCGGGTTACAATGATTCCAGTACGACCACGCTGAGCGTATCGCAACCGCTATGGGCTTTTGGGCGTATCGACAGTGCCATTGACTACGCCGACAACGACACCCTCGCTCAGCAAGCCACGGCCTGGGCTACCCGTCGTGAATTGCTGGAAGAGACCGCAGTGGCCTACGCCAATGTGCAGGGTGTTCGCGAACGTCTTGCCGTTGCTGAATCGAACGTTAGCAACCATCAGGCGTTGCAGGAACAGATCCAGCGCCGTGCGCAGGGGGGACTGGCGTCTTCGGCTGATGTCAGCCTGGCGAAGGCCCGGTTGTTACAGGCACGTTCCTCGTTCGAACAGGCCAAATCGGACCTGATTACCGCCGAGTCCACGCTGTTATCTTTAACTCAGGAGCCGATCGCCAGCGAACTGCCGGTTCCTGTGAGCGTTCTCCAGTTACCTGCCGACCGGTCTGTACAGGAACAAATCCTTGCGCAGAGTGCTACCGTGCGTGCCCGCGAAGCGGGGGTCACGCTTGCCGAAACGGATGTAGAACGTCAGCGCACCTCATCGATGCCGACCGTGTCCCTGCAAGCCTCGCGCAACGACTACTCAGGTATCCCCAACCAGAGAAATAACAATACGATCAATGTCGTCGTGACCGGCACGATGGAAGGACTGGGGCTGGTGACCCGCGGCCTCCAGAACGCGGCACTGGAGCGCGTGGAGTCCGCACGACAGGATCTGGCCCAACAACGCCACAGCGAAGACATTCAGACCCGCCAACTGCTTGATCAGCGTGATGCTAACCAGACGCTGATAGCCGGTTATGAGCAGTCCGTCATTGAACTCAGCGACACGCTGGCATCGTTCCGACGCCAGTACGAATCAGGTTACAAGAGCTGGCTGGATGTCCTCAACGCCGTGCGCGAATTAACCGAACAACAACAAGCGCTGGTATCGGTACGATCGGCATGGCGGGTGGACTCTCTGCGCCTGGCCGCCCGCACGGGACGTATGGACGATACCTCTGGCGCCCTGCCCACGGGCACACAATTAGCTAACACGTCTGCGAGCCATCCCTGA
- a CDS encoding peptidase domain-containing ABC transporter — protein sequence MKPVPLSELLALLDTLRAPVNKAALTQAYARAQTVPPLTERPQDHVRNLLSDAGMKDVRLALLPWRRFDPRHLPALMWHEQTWWLAERHSEGGNTDTLTLTREGAESRTLSVDDIVTGAPGTVTGDETAVLWFSLPSHVQSENLAESENPAMRLVWRELLRDRRWVFRVVAATLLVNILAIPTSLFAMQVYDRVVPTLAWATLTTLVVGMVLVVGLDWLLKTLRARVMDSVASSVDKRLSQHVYEHLLHLQLDQQPGSLGTLAAQVGALDSVRQVVSAGLVFGIVDLPFAILFIGLIGLIGGPVGWVYLGMLPVALALGLFTRLRLRRLTRQQMLRSNERLGLLVDSIRGAETLRASHAGWRFAQDWQTLSNSIAGYSIQQKSLSQFCITTTGSLSTLAYVMGIVVGVWGVEAGYLTTGGMVACSILGGRVIGPVSQGVQYLMQWQQVREALDMVNNLLRKPTERRPGQTLLLPDRLPEHISVEKLRFAFPQSPVQQLNIPALHFHAGERVLLLGPVGGGKSTLLKMLAGLYRPSEGRVRLGDVDLWEIDPQLVSAQVGYLPQAVQLFKGTLRSNLMLAGAVSDTTLTDVTRDLALDQVAASNPLGMDMAISEGGSGLSGGQRQLVGLARVLMSRPRIWLLDEPTASLDGEAEARVWKALQARLQPEDILIVATHRPMAAVNFATRVLVVQEGTIVRDGTPDKLLPGLMARTTGSRPTVEVMNVKTRMAEASNTAGALNGR from the coding sequence ATGAAACCTGTTCCTCTCTCTGAATTACTGGCTTTGCTGGACACGCTACGCGCCCCGGTGAATAAAGCGGCATTAACGCAGGCGTATGCCCGCGCGCAAACCGTTCCTCCGTTAACCGAACGCCCCCAGGACCATGTGCGTAATTTACTGTCGGACGCGGGGATGAAAGACGTCCGGCTGGCGTTGCTTCCCTGGCGGCGTTTTGATCCCCGCCATCTCCCGGCTCTGATGTGGCACGAACAGACATGGTGGCTGGCCGAACGACACAGTGAGGGAGGGAACACCGATACCCTGACGCTGACCCGTGAAGGTGCCGAATCCCGAACGCTGTCGGTAGACGACATTGTGACCGGTGCGCCGGGTACGGTTACGGGTGACGAAACGGCTGTGCTGTGGTTCAGCCTGCCTTCACACGTACAGTCAGAGAACCTCGCTGAAAGCGAAAACCCGGCCATGCGCCTGGTCTGGCGAGAACTGTTGCGCGACCGCCGCTGGGTATTCCGGGTCGTCGCCGCCACGCTGCTGGTGAACATCCTGGCTATTCCCACCTCGCTCTTCGCGATGCAGGTCTACGATCGCGTGGTTCCCACTCTGGCCTGGGCAACACTGACCACGCTGGTGGTGGGGATGGTGCTGGTTGTCGGACTGGACTGGCTGCTCAAAACACTGCGTGCCCGCGTCATGGACAGCGTTGCCAGCAGTGTCGATAAACGCCTTTCCCAGCATGTTTATGAACACCTGCTGCACCTGCAACTCGACCAGCAGCCCGGCAGTCTGGGCACGCTGGCCGCCCAGGTGGGAGCTCTGGATTCGGTACGGCAGGTTGTCTCTGCCGGCCTGGTCTTCGGTATCGTGGATCTGCCGTTTGCCATTCTGTTTATCGGGCTTATTGGTTTGATCGGTGGACCCGTTGGCTGGGTTTACCTCGGAATGTTACCTGTCGCGCTGGCGCTTGGCCTGTTCACTCGTCTGCGCTTACGTCGTCTCACGCGCCAACAGATGCTTCGCAGCAATGAGCGTCTGGGCCTGTTGGTGGACAGTATTCGCGGTGCCGAGACGCTGCGCGCCAGCCATGCTGGCTGGCGTTTTGCCCAGGACTGGCAGACGCTCAGCAACTCCATCGCGGGCTACAGCATTCAGCAAAAATCGCTCAGCCAGTTCTGTATCACCACTACCGGCAGTCTGTCGACGCTGGCCTATGTCATGGGGATTGTGGTAGGGGTCTGGGGCGTCGAGGCTGGCTATTTGACCACCGGGGGGATGGTCGCGTGCAGTATTCTGGGAGGACGCGTCATCGGGCCGGTGAGCCAGGGCGTTCAGTACCTGATGCAGTGGCAGCAGGTCAGAGAAGCGCTGGATATGGTGAACAACCTGCTGCGTAAACCGACGGAGCGTCGCCCGGGACAGACTCTGTTGTTGCCCGATCGCCTGCCAGAACATATCAGTGTGGAAAAGCTGCGCTTCGCCTTTCCGCAGTCTCCGGTTCAACAACTCAATATTCCCGCACTTCACTTTCACGCCGGTGAACGCGTGCTGCTGTTAGGGCCCGTTGGCGGCGGTAAATCGACGTTGCTGAAGATGCTGGCTGGGCTGTATCGCCCCAGTGAGGGCCGCGTTCGCCTGGGCGATGTCGATTTATGGGAGATTGATCCCCAGTTGGTCAGTGCTCAGGTTGGCTATCTGCCCCAGGCGGTGCAGCTCTTCAAAGGTACGCTGCGAAGCAATCTTATGCTGGCAGGTGCAGTCAGTGATACCACGTTGACGGATGTCACCCGCGATCTGGCACTGGATCAGGTGGCTGCCAGTAATCCGCTGGGTATGGATATGGCGATCAGTGAAGGTGGCTCGGGTCTTTCTGGCGGTCAGCGCCAGCTGGTAGGCCTGGCGCGTGTGCTGATGTCGCGTCCACGTATCTGGCTTCTGGATGAACCGACGGCCTCGCTTGATGGCGAAGCGGAGGCCCGTGTCTGGAAAGCATTACAAGCCAGGCTGCAGCCAGAAGATATCCTCATCGTCGCCACACACCGTCCGATGGCTGCCGTTAATTTTGCTACCCGCGTACTGGTGGTGCAGGAAGGCACCATCGTACGTGATGGCACTCCTGACAAGCTGTTGCCAGGCCTGATGGCCCGCACTACCGGCTCGCGGCCCACCGTTGAGGTAATGAACGTGAAAACACGTATGGCAGAAGCATCAAATACAGCAGGAGCACTTAATGGCCGTTGA
- a CDS encoding HlyD family efflux transporter periplasmic adaptor subunit, with amino-acid sequence MAVELFDDEVADAARVQRLENYHRSRISAGLIWSSVVLILGFVIWAMYFHIDEVARAHGEVIASSRVQIIQTVDGGVLSELHVKEGDHVKAGQILARLDPTRVEAAAGEVDARIIGLRARIARLRAESTGQSTPRFPSDPDPALREQADIERALFVQRRQSLQEDITALQTAVNLANQKLNLVNGLERSGDVSTSERLNAQRDLNEARARLLGRRNKFLDDARADLTKAEDDLGQTLQQMAGRRQQVHDTVFTAMGPGIVKNVRVTTLGGVLRAGDEIMQIVPSDDALIIEAKVLPADIARVQVGLPATVRLDPFDYTIYGALQGEVIYVSADTLKENTPRGEEIYYRVHVRLKSHAEGQSDPQEEGQFVRSTTGRQLDILPGMTSQLDIRTGDRTLMDFLLKPLRKTLSESFQER; translated from the coding sequence ATGGCCGTTGAACTGTTTGACGATGAAGTCGCTGACGCCGCTCGCGTGCAACGGCTGGAAAACTACCACCGTAGCCGAATTTCCGCCGGACTGATCTGGAGCAGCGTCGTACTGATCCTGGGTTTTGTCATATGGGCGATGTATTTTCACATTGATGAAGTCGCCCGGGCACACGGGGAAGTTATCGCCAGCAGCCGGGTGCAGATAATCCAGACCGTGGACGGTGGCGTGCTTTCCGAGCTGCATGTCAAAGAGGGTGACCATGTTAAGGCGGGGCAGATTCTGGCTCGCCTCGACCCAACCCGCGTTGAAGCCGCGGCGGGTGAAGTGGACGCCCGTATCATCGGTCTCAGGGCGCGTATTGCCCGACTTCGCGCAGAATCAACGGGACAGTCGACTCCGCGGTTCCCCTCAGATCCCGACCCGGCATTGCGCGAGCAGGCAGACATTGAGCGCGCACTGTTTGTGCAACGTCGTCAGAGCCTGCAGGAAGATATCACCGCGCTGCAAACCGCCGTGAATTTAGCCAATCAGAAGCTCAACCTGGTGAACGGGCTTGAACGCTCCGGCGATGTCAGCACCAGCGAGCGGCTTAACGCCCAGCGCGATCTCAATGAAGCCCGTGCCCGCCTGCTGGGTCGGCGCAATAAGTTTTTGGATGACGCGCGAGCCGATCTCACCAAGGCTGAAGATGACCTGGGCCAGACACTGCAACAGATGGCCGGTCGGCGCCAGCAGGTGCACGATACGGTCTTTACAGCAATGGGGCCGGGGATAGTCAAAAACGTCCGCGTCACCACGCTGGGCGGGGTATTACGTGCCGGGGATGAGATCATGCAGATTGTCCCGTCAGATGATGCCCTCATCATCGAGGCAAAGGTTCTGCCTGCTGATATTGCCCGCGTTCAGGTTGGGCTGCCGGCCACCGTACGCCTTGATCCCTTCGATTACACCATTTATGGCGCATTGCAGGGGGAGGTGATTTATGTGTCGGCCGACACTCTTAAGGAAAACACACCTCGTGGCGAGGAGATTTACTACCGCGTCCATGTTCGTTTGAAAAGCCATGCAGAAGGCCAGTCAGACCCTCAGGAAGAAGGGCAGTTTGTGCGCAGTACGACGGGGCGTCAGCTTGACATCCTGCCGGGCATGACATCCCAGCTCGACATCCGTACCGGCGATCGCACGCTGATGGACTTCTTATTAAAACCTTTACGTAAAACACTCAGTGAATCATTCCAGGAGCGATGA